The genomic segment GGTTTTTCAGGGGCAGGTTGCATGAGTGTGCGTTTTCACGGGCTTTCGGCGTTTCCGCTGACACCGGCGGATGAAGAAGGCGTCGTCGATGTCGAGGCACTGTCGCGGTTGATCGACAGGGCAGGGGCCGCGCAGGTGGATTCCATCGGCCTGCTGGGTAGTACGGGAAGCTACGTCTATTTCTCTCGCGAACAGCGCCGCCGGGCCGTGGAAGCGGCAGCGGAGTGCCTGAAAGGCAGCCGTCCTCTTCTCGTCGGCGTGGGCACGCTGCGCACCAACGATGCGGTCCTGCTGGCAAAGGATGCGGAAGCGGCAGGCGCGAATGCGCTGCTGCTGGCACCGGTGTCCTATGCCCCGCTGACGCAGGAAGAGGTCTATCACCACTTCGCAGCGGTGGCCGGTGCCACCAGCCTGCCGCTCTGCATTTACAACAACCCGTCCACCACCCATTTTACCTTCACCGACGAGCTGCTGGTGCGGCTGGCTTACATCCCGCATATCCTGGCGGTGAAAATGCCCTTGGCGCCAAACATGGAATTCAAGCCGGAACTGGAGCGTCTGCGCCCGCGTCTGGGCGACAATTTCTCCATTGGCTATAGCGGTGATTGGGGCTGTGCCGACGCCGTGCTGCAAGGGGCAGACGCCTGGTACAGCGTCATCGGTGGCCTTTTGCCGGTGCCATCATTGCGGCTTTTGCGCGCCGCACAGGCAGGCGACAGCGCCGAAGTTCAGCGGATCAGCGCTTACTTCGAACCGCTCTGGGCCTTGTTCAAGGAGTTCGGCAGCTTCCGCGTGGTCTATGCCGCCGCCAACCTGCTGTCGCTCACCCACCGCCAGCCACCTCTGCCGGTCATGCCCCTCAGCGTCAGCGATTGCGCGCGGGTGGAAGAGGCGCTGGCAAAGCTTGCAGAACTGGATGGCCTGCCCAACGCCACGCCATAATTCCGGCACTTTGCGGGCAGATTTGCCATGCAGTTGAAGATTGAAAGCACCTGACATGCTGAAGAAACTTGCCCTTGCCTGCATGCTGACCGCCGTCGCGTCTCCCGTTTTCGCGAGCTCCGGCCTGCTGGAGCCGACGTTGAAAATGCAGCCGGGCAAGGCGCATGCTCCGCGCGTTGCGATCACGCTGGATGCCTGCATGGGCAAGACGGATTTTCGCATTCTCGATACGCTCGTAAACGAGAAAATACCCGCCACCATCTTCGTCACCGCCCGCTGGCTCAAGCACAACCCCGAAGCGCTTGCGGTGATGCTGTCGCACCCCGACCTGTTCGAGCTTGAAAATCACGGCGAAAACCACATTCCCGCCGTCGATAAGCCCGTCTCGATCTACGGTATTGCTGCTGCCGGTTCGCAAGCAGCTGTGGAGCAAGAAGTAGAAGGCGGCAGGCTCGCCATCGTTGCTGCCACGGGCCACCAACCGCAATGGTTTCGCGGCGCAACGGCCAAATACACGGCCTCATCCATGACCACCATCAACCGCCTCGGCGAACGCGTCGCGGGTTATTCCATCAATGGCGATGGCGGATCGCTTCTGGGCGCAGGCGCAACGGCCAAACACATCGCATCCGCAAAAGACGGCGACGTCATCATCTCCCACATCAACCAGCCGACGCACGAAGCAGGCGAAGGCGTGGTCAAGGGCCTGCTGGCCCTGAAAGCCAGAGGCGTCATCTTCACCCGCCTCGACAGCCCGGCTTTTATCGTTCCGTCGAATTGATCAAGACGGCAAATTCGGCACCACTCTGCGCGATGGAAACAGCTCGCGTGCCACGGTCATTCCGATGAGGGAGAGGGGCAGGGCCAGCATGGCACCGGCGGCACCCCACATCCAGGTCCAGAAGATGATGGCGACGAAGACGAGGAAGGGGTTGATTTCCATGTTCTTTCCCACCACTGCCGGAAACGCCAGGTTTTCCATCAACAGGTGAATGGTGAAGAAGACGATGGCGGGCAGGAGGCCGAGGATGAGGCTGTCGTGGGTCAGAATGCCGCCCACCGTCAGGGCCAGCGTCATGGCGGTGATGCCGAGGAAGGGCACGAAGCTGGAGAGGAAGGCGAATAACCCCCACAGGAAAGGCATGGCGAGACCGCCGACATAGGCGATGATGATCATCGAGACGCCAAGCCCCGCATACATCATCGATGCTGTGGCAAAGTAGGAGCTCAAAACCTGCTCGATGGACCCGATGGTGCGGATAGTGCGCAGGCGCTGGTGGCGCTGGGGGAAGGCCATGATGGTGGCTTTGCGCAGGCGCACGCGGCTGTAGAGAAACAGCAGCAAGGCTGCAAAGAAGATCAGGGCCTGGACGATGGCAGGCGTGATGTTGGAGCCGATGACGGCGATGATATCGCCGCTGCGTGAAATCAACGATTCCATCGACATCGAACTCAGGCTGAAGGTGGCGGCGGAAACATTCAGCCAGCGCAGGCTTTGCAGGTAGGGCAAAAAGCGGTCGATGGCTTTTTCGACGATATTGGGGCCTTCTGCTGCCAGCGTCGACAGCGGGTCGATCAGCGAGTTGACGACCAGAAACAGAACGAGTGCCACGGCAGACGACAGAATGAGCGCCACCGCAAAGCCCGGAATGCCATAGGAGTTCAGCTTGGTGGCGGCCACGCCGAGAATCATGCCCACAACGATGGCCATGACCACGGGGATGAGGATGATCGACAAAGAATGGATGACGCTCATCATGATGACGACGAAGATGCCGACGGTGGACCAAGCCACGGCCACATCCAGAGCCTCGCGGCCCAGCGGCTGTTGGCTTCTTTCATCGTCCTGCGCAGAGCCAACAGCCCCGCGCATATACGGATCCTTCGGGTCGGCAGCAAGAAGGCTGCGTTCCGCCTGTTTCCGGTTGGCAATCGTCTGGTCATTCATCGAGCAGTCCCCCATCAGGGCGTATAACGCTCAACGGGTACGCCGGTTCCGGTGCATGGCCAATTTCGGTGTGGGGCGGCAAAGACGCAACCGCGCTTGCCGCCAGCACCTCAGGCCGAGAGCTTGAGGCCGATGCCCCATGGGTCTTTCAGCGCAATGCCATCGCTCTGCCGCTCCGTTGCGATTTCCATCCGCTCGAGGGCGGCAATCGCGGTGTCGAGTGCTGCTTTCTCGTTGAATTTCAGCGAGTAACCGGAAAGCCCTGTCATATTGGCTTGACGCGCCTGCGCACCCCGGCTGTTCCAGATGTTGGCCGCCACATGGTGGTGGTAGGCGCCGGAGCCGAAGAAGCTTGCACCGGGATACCGCGCCATGATCTTCAGCCCCAGCACATCCTGATAGAAGGCATCCGCCTCCGGGATATTGCCTACCTGGAGGTGGATATGGCCAATCGCCGTGTCTTCGGCAGCCTTGGCAAAGGTGGCCTTCGGCGCACTGTCGTAGAGTTCCTGAAGGTTGAGCCGCAAGGTGGACATGCTGATCGTGCCGTCCGCTTGGTAGGACCACTCCTGCGGTGTGCGGTCGCGGTAGACCTCGATACCGTTGCCTTCGGGGTCAGCCAGATAGATGGCTTCGCTGACGAGGTGGTCGGATGCGCCCTGCAAGGCGACATTGTTGTTGGCAACATGGGTCAGCCACAGCGCCAGATCGCTGCGTGTCGGCATCAGAAACGCGGTGTGGAACAGGCCCGCAGCGCCACCCGGTGCCCGCGTCGTGTTCTGCCCTGTGGTCAGCGTCAACAGCGGTTTGCCGCCTGCGCCCAGAACCTCGCCGCTCGGCGACGTCTCCAGCACCGAGAGACCGATGATCTGCTGATAGAAGGCCGAGACGCTTGCCAGGTCCTGCACCACCAGATGCGCCTGTCCCACATAAGCCGGGCGCGTCACCGCGAACATCTTGTCTTCGTTCATGTCATGCACTCCTGTCGGTTGCGCCCTTGCGGCGACGTTGGAGCCAATATGCGCGCGAATGATCGTTCACGAAAGACAGTGATTTGGTGAAGCAGCGTGCACTCAGTGTTGACAATGAAACGCGCTTACTTTGACGTCGATCAATTCCATCCGTGCCGGGAACGTGTAGATTAGCATCAGATCAACATCGAAGGGAGACCGATATGTACAACAAGATCCTTGTTCCGGTTGATTTGAGTGGCACGGAAAAAGCCCAAAAAATCCTGGCAAAGGCCGAGACCTTGCTGAACCCGGATGGTCAGATCGTGCTGCTGAACGTGGTCGAGGATTTGCCGAATTACCTCGCCATCGACCTGCCGATGGACCTCATCGAAAACGCCATAAAGGACGCGAAAGACCGGCTTGCCGTGTTGAAGCAGGGATCGCCCCGCGTCGGGCTGGTAGAAATTCGCAGCGGTGCGCCCGCGCGTGAAATTCTCGCCGCCGCTGCCGATCTTGAGGCCGACCTCATCATCATCGCTTCGCATACGCCCGACCTGACGAACTACTTCATCGGCGCAACGGCAGACCGGGTCGTGCGACACGCCAAATGCTCGGTACTGGTGGACCGATAGTTCGAGGCGCTGCCGCGGTCCCATAGCGTTTTGCAACAGGCGTGAATGCAAAGTGATCGCCTTTTGCAACCGTGGTCTTGTTCCCGTCTCATATTGCCTGCATGATCTCAAAACTAACATGCAGGAACAGATTTATGAGTGAGCTTTGGCGCTTCGGACGCCGTTATGACCTTCCCGAAGTCGTCGCTGATGGCATTGTCCATGGAGTAGGCATCGTTTTTGCGCTGATCGGCACGACGGCGCTGATTTTCTACGTCACGCTGTGGGGCAGCATAAGCGCCATTGCCGCCGTGTGGATTTACGCGCTGGGGCTGGTGGCCTGCCTGTCCATCTCCTTTACCTACAATATCTGGCCCCATTCCAACGTGAAATGGTACCTGCGCAGGCTGGATCATTCCGGCATCTTCATTCTCATCGCGGCCACCTACACACCGATTCTCCAGCGCGGTATCGAAGACCCGTTGATTGCCGTCACGCTGGCGGGAATCTGGGTCGCGGCGCTGTCCGGTATCATGCTGAAATGCTTCTTCCCCGGACGGTTCGACCGCCTGACCATTCTGCTTTACCTCGCCATGGGCTGGAGCGGCGTCATGGTGGCGGATCGCCTGTCCTATCATCTTCCGCCGCTCAGCCTCTGGCTCATCGTCATCGGTGGCGTCATCTATTCCATGGGCGTCATCTTCCACGTCTGGGAACGGCTGCGCTTCCAGAACGCCATCTGGCACGGCTTCGTGGTTACGGCGGCAGCGGTGCATTACGTGGCGGTGATGACCAGTTTCAGCATGGCCCCGGTCAGCGCGTAGAGCACTGTAATTTAACAGCCAGACGACTGTACGGTGCCGCAGCTTTCGTTATGTTGGCCGCGACATTGATTTGCAGCGGATAAACAGCATGACCATCGAGATGCGCGATGCCACCCCGGATGACCTTCCCGGCATCATGGAAATTTACAACGACGCGGTGCTGAACACCACGGCGATCTGGAACGATGTTCTGGTCGATCTGGAGAACCGCAAGGAGTGGTTCAAGGCCCGCAAGGACCGTGGCTTCCCCGTCATTGTCGCGGTGAGGGACGGTTCTGTCGTAGGCTACGCCTCCTATGGAGACTGGCGTGCCTTCGATGGCTACCGCCACACCCGCGAACATTCCATTTACGTGCACAAGAACGCCCGTGGCGCAGGCTTAGGCAAGCTGTTGATGCAGGCTTTGATCGAACACGCCAAAGCCAATGGCGTGCATGTGCTGATCGGCGCCATCGAATCGGAAAACACAGCATCCATCCGCCTGCATGAGGCGCTGGGCTTCCGCATTGCCGGCAGATATTCGGAGGTCGGTCGAAAATTCGACCGCTGGCTGGACCTGACCAGCATGGAACTCAAGCTTCCTACGGTGTGAACTGAACTGCGCCGAAGCGCTCGCGATAGCTCGCGGGTGTGGTGGCAAATTGCTGGCGAAAATGGTGCCGCAGATTGGCGGCACTGCCGAGGCCGCATGTCTCGGCCAGCGTTTCCATACCCATATCGGTCGTCTCCAGCAGATCCCTGGCCTTCGCCAACCGTTGCAGCAACAGCCATTTGGCAGGCGTGGTGCCGGTCGCGGCCTCGAAGCGACGCAGAAACGTACGGCTGCTCATGCCCGCCATTTGCGCCAAACGGGCGACACTGTAATCGCCGGTCAGATCGGCCTGCATTGTGTGGAGCAATGGCCCAAGCCTTGATTTTTCGTGCGGGTCCGGCACGGCCTTGTCGATGAATTGTGCCTGTCCGCCGTCCCGGTGCGGCGGCACCACCAGCCTTCGCGCCACCATATTCGCCGCCCGCGTGCCGAAATCACGGCGGATGAGGTGCAGGCAGAGATCGATCCCGGCGGCGCTGCCCGCCGAGGTCAGCACGTTGCCACCATCGACATAGAGCACGTCGGGCAGTACCTCGATATGGGCGAAGCGTTCCTTGAGAGCATCGGTATAACGCCAGTGCGTCGTCGCCTTGCGGCCCGTTAGCAGACCCGCTGCCGCCAGCACGAATACGCCGGAACAGATGGAGAGCAAGCGTGCGCCGTTGTCATGCGCCTTGCGCAGGGCCTCGCACAGCGCTTCGGGCACAGGGCAATCGATACCACGCCAGCCCGGCACGATGATCGTTCCCGCTTGCTCGATCAACTCGGTCCCGCCATCGGCAACGAACCGGACGCCGCCCGTCGCCCGCATTTCACCGCCATCGACCGCCGCCACCGCAAACCGGTACCAGTCGTCGCCCATCTCTGGCCGAGCCAGCCCGAAGACTTCGACCGCAACGCCGAATTCGAACGTGCACAGCCCGTCATAGGCAAGGGCAACGACGAGGCGGTTGGGTGGGGCGGTGAAGCCAGGTTTTGTCATGATCCTAACGATATATGGCAATCATGCCATCTGCCAGTCTTTTCGCATCCGGGTTAGGTTTGGACATCGCAACACGAAGGAGAAGCCCATGAGCACCGTCACAGACATTCCCGCCGCATCGCCGCAGGTCGCCGCCGATCATTTTTTAAAATTGCTGTCATTGGAAACAGATTGCTGGGACGTATACGGGGCGATGAACGCGGGGGAGCAGGATTTCGTCCTGCTGCACGTGGTCGGCACCGCGGACGTGTTCGCCCGCAGGCACATTCCCGGCGCGCTTCACCTTCGCCATGCGGAGATGACGGCAGAGCGCGTCGCGCAGTGGCCGGATGATACGCTGTTCGTCGTCTATTGCGCTGGCCCCCACTGCAACGGCGCCGACCGCGCCGCCCTCAAGCTCGCCCGCCTGGGTCGCCCCGTCAAAATCATGATCGGGGGAATGACGGGTTGGGAAGATGAAGGGTTTGGTTTTGTGAAGGGCGGTGTGGAATAGGTGGCAAGTTCCACCCAATACCGTCACCCTCGGGCTTGTCCCGAGGGCCTAATCACGCTTCTGCGGATGCAACCTAGCAGATCCTTGGGACAAGCCCAAGGATGACGGAGGTAGGGTCTTGCCGTGATTGCGAAGTTCCCGGCGGTAGGGTGGTGCTGTTGCAAGCCATAGTAACCGCACCATCACTCCTGCGGTTCAAACACCATCGAATGGCCGTTAATGCAGTAACGCAGACCCGTGGGCGGTGGGCCATCGGGGAACACGTGGCCGAGGTGGCCGCCGCAGTTGGCGCAGCGGATTTCCGTGCGCACCATGCCAAACGCGTTGTCGCGATGTTCGGTCACGGCATCCGGCTTTACAGGCTCAAAATAACTCGGCCAGCCGCAACCGGCATCGAATTTCGTGTCCGAGTAAAACAGTTCCTCATCGCAGGCAGCACAACGGTACAGTCCCTTTTCGGTGCTGTTCCAGTACGGGCCGGTGAACGGCCGTTCGGTGCCGTGCTCGCGCAGAATGCGGTACTGGTCCGCCGTCAGTTCCTCGCGCCACTGCGCATCGCTCTTGGTGATTTTCGGGGATTTGAGATCGCTCATCGGGGGATCCTTTCGTTTGGCATAGAGATAGTGTGGCAGCCTGCGCGATAAAAGAGGAAGCGGCTTTTCCCGGCAATAAAGCTGCTGTGATCCCGCTAAAGTCCGAAAACAGTTGAGGTCATCGCCACCTTGCCCTAATTGATTCCCTCAAAATCGTGTCGCGAAAAACAGAGCGGCGGGGGCTGGGAGACGAGATGATTGCCAATGTCACGCTGCTGACATTCGTTGTGCTGTTTTTGCCTTTCGTCATGGCATTGTGCGCACCGCTGGCACTCGCCCGGCTGGGGCACAATGCTGTCTGGCTTCTGGCGCTGGCACCGGCGCTTGCGTTCGTGCATTTCCTTGGTTTCATACCCACGATCTCGGCAGGTGAGGTCGTCACCGGCGGTTACGCCTGGGTGCCCAGCCTCAACCTCAGTTTCTCCTGGTTCATCGATGGTCTCTCGCTGACATTCGCGCTGCTCATCACCGGCATCGGCACGCTGATCGTGCTCTACGCGGGCGGCTACATGAAGGGCCATCCACAGCAGGGGCGTTTTCTGGCCTTTCTGCTACTGTTC from the Agrobacterium vaccinii genome contains:
- a CDS encoding dihydrodipicolinate synthase family protein codes for the protein MSVRFHGLSAFPLTPADEEGVVDVEALSRLIDRAGAAQVDSIGLLGSTGSYVYFSREQRRRAVEAAAECLKGSRPLLVGVGTLRTNDAVLLAKDAEAAGANALLLAPVSYAPLTQEEVYHHFAAVAGATSLPLCIYNNPSTTHFTFTDELLVRLAYIPHILAVKMPLAPNMEFKPELERLRPRLGDNFSIGYSGDWGCADAVLQGADAWYSVIGGLLPVPSLRLLRAAQAGDSAEVQRISAYFEPLWALFKEFGSFRVVYAAANLLSLTHRQPPLPVMPLSVSDCARVEEALAKLAELDGLPNATP
- the trhA gene encoding PAQR family membrane homeostasis protein TrhA, translating into MSELWRFGRRYDLPEVVADGIVHGVGIVFALIGTTALIFYVTLWGSISAIAAVWIYALGLVACLSISFTYNIWPHSNVKWYLRRLDHSGIFILIAATYTPILQRGIEDPLIAVTLAGIWVAALSGIMLKCFFPGRFDRLTILLYLAMGWSGVMVADRLSYHLPPLSLWLIVIGGVIYSMGVIFHVWERLRFQNAIWHGFVVTAAAVHYVAVMTSFSMAPVSA
- a CDS encoding rhodanese-like domain-containing protein, with translation MSTVTDIPAASPQVAADHFLKLLSLETDCWDVYGAMNAGEQDFVLLHVVGTADVFARRHIPGALHLRHAEMTAERVAQWPDDTLFVVYCAGPHCNGADRAALKLARLGRPVKIMIGGMTGWEDEGFGFVKGGVE
- a CDS encoding universal stress protein gives rise to the protein MYNKILVPVDLSGTEKAQKILAKAETLLNPDGQIVLLNVVEDLPNYLAIDLPMDLIENAIKDAKDRLAVLKQGSPRVGLVEIRSGAPAREILAAAADLEADLIIIASHTPDLTNYFIGATADRVVRHAKCSVLVDR
- a CDS encoding AI-2E family transporter, with the translated sequence MNDQTIANRKQAERSLLAADPKDPYMRGAVGSAQDDERSQQPLGREALDVAVAWSTVGIFVVIMMSVIHSLSIILIPVVMAIVVGMILGVAATKLNSYGIPGFAVALILSSAVALVLFLVVNSLIDPLSTLAAEGPNIVEKAIDRFLPYLQSLRWLNVSAATFSLSSMSMESLISRSGDIIAVIGSNITPAIVQALIFFAALLLFLYSRVRLRKATIMAFPQRHQRLRTIRTIGSIEQVLSSYFATASMMYAGLGVSMIIIAYVGGLAMPFLWGLFAFLSSFVPFLGITAMTLALTVGGILTHDSLILGLLPAIVFFTIHLLMENLAFPAVVGKNMEINPFLVFVAIIFWTWMWGAAGAMLALPLSLIGMTVARELFPSRRVVPNLPS
- a CDS encoding VOC family protein; this translates as MNEDKMFAVTRPAYVGQAHLVVQDLASVSAFYQQIIGLSVLETSPSGEVLGAGGKPLLTLTTGQNTTRAPGGAAGLFHTAFLMPTRSDLALWLTHVANNNVALQGASDHLVSEAIYLADPEGNGIEVYRDRTPQEWSYQADGTISMSTLRLNLQELYDSAPKATFAKAAEDTAIGHIHLQVGNIPEADAFYQDVLGLKIMARYPGASFFGSGAYHHHVAANIWNSRGAQARQANMTGLSGYSLKFNEKAALDTAIAALERMEIATERQSDGIALKDPWGIGLKLSA
- a CDS encoding GNAT family N-acetyltransferase, whose product is MTIEMRDATPDDLPGIMEIYNDAVLNTTAIWNDVLVDLENRKEWFKARKDRGFPVIVAVRDGSVVGYASYGDWRAFDGYRHTREHSIYVHKNARGAGLGKLLMQALIEHAKANGVHVLIGAIESENTASIRLHEALGFRIAGRYSEVGRKFDRWLDLTSMELKLPTV
- the msrB gene encoding peptide-methionine (R)-S-oxide reductase MsrB → MSDLKSPKITKSDAQWREELTADQYRILREHGTERPFTGPYWNSTEKGLYRCAACDEELFYSDTKFDAGCGWPSYFEPVKPDAVTEHRDNAFGMVRTEIRCANCGGHLGHVFPDGPPPTGLRYCINGHSMVFEPQE
- a CDS encoding polysaccharide deacetylase family protein; translated protein: MLKKLALACMLTAVASPVFASSGLLEPTLKMQPGKAHAPRVAITLDACMGKTDFRILDTLVNEKIPATIFVTARWLKHNPEALAVMLSHPDLFELENHGENHIPAVDKPVSIYGIAAAGSQAAVEQEVEGGRLAIVAATGHQPQWFRGATAKYTASSMTTINRLGERVAGYSINGDGGSLLGAGATAKHIASAKDGDVIISHINQPTHEAGEGVVKGLLALKARGVIFTRLDSPAFIVPSN
- the ftrA gene encoding transcriptional regulator FtrA yields the protein MTKPGFTAPPNRLVVALAYDGLCTFEFGVAVEVFGLARPEMGDDWYRFAVAAVDGGEMRATGGVRFVADGGTELIEQAGTIIVPGWRGIDCPVPEALCEALRKAHDNGARLLSICSGVFVLAAAGLLTGRKATTHWRYTDALKERFAHIEVLPDVLYVDGGNVLTSAGSAAGIDLCLHLIRRDFGTRAANMVARRLVVPPHRDGGQAQFIDKAVPDPHEKSRLGPLLHTMQADLTGDYSVARLAQMAGMSSRTFLRRFEAATGTTPAKWLLLQRLAKARDLLETTDMGMETLAETCGLGSAANLRHHFRQQFATTPASYRERFGAVQFTP